The following are from one region of the Bacteroidia bacterium genome:
- the rplL gene encoding 50S ribosomal protein L7/L12, giving the protein MADLKTFAEQLVNLTVKEVNELAQILKDEYGITPAAAAPVVVAGGTGGATEEKAPEKTEFDAILAKVGDKKLEVVKVVKNITGLGLKEAKELVDSAPKPIKEKIKKEEAESIKAQLAEAGAEVEIK; this is encoded by the coding sequence ATGGCAGACCTTAAAACATTTGCAGAACAATTAGTCAATTTGACTGTTAAAGAAGTAAACGAACTTGCTCAAATTTTAAAAGATGAGTACGGCATTACACCGGCAGCAGCAGCTCCGGTAGTAGTAGCGGGTGGTACCGGTGGTGCTACCGAAGAAAAAGCTCCCGAAAAAACAGAGTTCGATGCTATATTAGCCAAAGTAGGGGATAAAAAACTCGAAGTTGTTAAAGTAGTCAAAAATATCACCGGCTTAGGCTTAAAAGAAGCTAAAGAATTGGTTGATTCCGCTCCTAAGCCAATCAAAGAAAAAATCAAAAAAGAAGAAGCTGAAAGCATCAAAGCACAACTTGCCGAAGCTGGTGCCGAAGTGGAAATTAAATAA
- the rplJ gene encoding 50S ribosomal protein L10: protein MTKEQKNAILSELTEVFAQNPNFYVLDTSGLPVSKINKFRALCFNSKLKLRVAKNTLIKKALERQNIDYSGVFPALKQSSAVLFIDENISEPAKMLQKFRGKAKSPALKGAFIDSAIFLGDESIKDLSTLKSKSELIGEVIAMLQSPAQNVISALQSGGSNIAGILKTLSERSE from the coding sequence ATGACAAAAGAACAAAAAAACGCAATCTTATCTGAACTAACGGAAGTATTTGCCCAAAACCCAAACTTTTATGTTTTAGATACATCTGGATTGCCTGTATCCAAAATCAACAAATTCCGCGCTTTGTGTTTTAACTCTAAATTAAAACTACGGGTTGCTAAAAATACACTGATTAAAAAAGCCTTAGAACGGCAAAATATAGATTACTCTGGTGTATTTCCAGCTTTAAAACAATCTTCTGCGGTGCTGTTTATTGATGAAAATATCAGCGAACCAGCTAAGATGCTTCAAAAATTTCGGGGAAAAGCAAAAAGCCCAGCCCTGAAAGGCGCATTTATTGACTCAGCTATTTTCTTAGGAGATGAATCTATAAAAGATTTATCCACACTAAAATCTAAATCAGAACTTATCGGTGAAGTTATTGCTATGCTACAAAGTCCGGCACAAAATGTTATCAGTGCCCTTCAATCCGGCGGAAGCAATATCGCAGGTATTCTTAAAACTCTTTCTGAACGTTCCGAATAA
- the rplA gene encoding 50S ribosomal protein L1 codes for MGKLTKNQQKAQRALDATKNYSLTQAIELIKSITFTKFNASVDIDVRLGVDPKQPNQMVRGVATLPHGLGKTVRVLVLTTSDKEAEAKAAGADHVGLDDYIQQIEKGWTDVDVIICSPDVMAKVGRLGRILGPRGLMPNPKSGTVTADVGKAVTEVKAGKIDFKVDRFGIIHTSIGKVTFTPQQLVENATELISVIHKLKPSSAKGTYLRSVHVSSTMSPSVKIDKSTIHGI; via the coding sequence ATGGGAAAGTTAACGAAAAACCAGCAAAAGGCTCAACGTGCCTTAGATGCAACGAAGAACTACTCATTAACTCAAGCAATTGAGCTAATTAAAAGTATTACCTTCACGAAATTCAATGCCTCTGTGGATATTGATGTTCGATTGGGAGTTGACCCTAAACAGCCAAATCAAATGGTACGTGGCGTAGCAACGCTACCGCACGGCTTAGGAAAAACTGTTCGAGTGTTAGTGCTAACTACCTCAGACAAAGAAGCCGAAGCTAAAGCAGCAGGTGCAGACCACGTAGGCCTTGATGACTATATCCAACAAATAGAAAAGGGTTGGACAGATGTAGATGTCATCATTTGCTCACCAGATGTTATGGCCAAAGTAGGGCGTCTCGGTAGGATATTAGGACCAAGAGGTCTGATGCCAAACCCCAAAAGCGGTACAGTTACCGCAGATGTGGGAAAGGCTGTAACCGAAGTAAAAGCAGGTAAAATTGACTTTAAGGTAGATCGTTTTGGGATTATCCATACCTCTATCGGAAAAGTAACTTTTACCCCGCAACAGCTTGTGGAAAATGCCACAGAGCTAATTTCCGTAATCCATAAACTAAAGCCAAGTAGCGCAAAAGGCACTTATCTTAGAAGTGTTCATGTTTCTTCTACAATGAGCCCAAGTGTAAAAATTGATAAATCCACAATTCACGGCATTTAA
- the rplK gene encoding 50S ribosomal protein L11, giving the protein MAKEIATYIKLQVKGGAANPSPPIGPALGSKGVNIMDFCKQFNARTQDKAGQILPVIITVYTDKSFDFVIKTPPATILLMKAAKIEKGSAEPNRKKVGKVSWDQVKEIAEIKMPDLNCFVLESAMRMVAGTARSMGITVEGKAPWN; this is encoded by the coding sequence ATGGCAAAAGAAATTGCTACCTACATTAAACTACAGGTAAAAGGCGGTGCTGCGAACCCATCCCCACCGATAGGGCCGGCTCTTGGCTCTAAGGGGGTTAATATCATGGACTTCTGTAAGCAATTTAACGCAAGAACCCAAGATAAAGCTGGACAAATTTTACCGGTAATTATTACTGTCTATACAGACAAAAGTTTTGATTTTGTTATCAAGACCCCTCCTGCAACAATACTACTGATGAAAGCTGCTAAAATAGAAAAAGGATCAGCCGAACCTAACCGTAAAAAAGTAGGTAAAGTTAGTTGGGATCAAGTAAAAGAAATAGCAGAAATTAAAATGCCAGACCTAAATTGCTTTGTACTCGAGTCTGCTATGCGTATGGTAGCAGGTACTGCTCGAAGTATGGGAATTACAGTAGAAGGAAAAGCACCCTGGAACTAA
- the nusG gene encoding transcription termination/antitermination protein NusG — MEVQPSAGEQWYVIRTVSGQERKVKKHIELERDRLNWQDKIPQILIPIEKVFEVRNGKKISRERIYLPGYIIMCAHIQGEVLQMIKDIPGVIGFLGSEKRGKRSDQNPPIPLRKSEIDALLGHVEEFSRREEIPENPYTVGEQVKVMDGPFKDFDGIVEKVLEDKRKLRVMVKFFGRDQPIELNFVQVEKIN, encoded by the coding sequence ATGGAAGTTCAGCCTTCGGCAGGTGAGCAGTGGTATGTTATTAGAACAGTAAGCGGCCAAGAGAGAAAAGTAAAAAAACATATCGAATTGGAGCGCGACCGTCTAAACTGGCAGGATAAAATCCCGCAAATTCTAATACCCATAGAAAAAGTATTTGAAGTTCGGAACGGAAAAAAGATTTCTCGGGAACGTATCTATCTACCGGGCTATATTATCATGTGCGCACATATACAAGGTGAAGTACTTCAAATGATTAAAGATATACCCGGTGTAATCGGATTCTTAGGTTCCGAAAAAAGAGGTAAACGAAGCGACCAAAATCCCCCTATACCACTCAGAAAATCTGAAATTGATGCTTTACTAGGCCATGTAGAAGAATTTTCTAGGCGAGAAGAAATCCCCGAAAACCCCTATACTGTTGGAGAACAAGTAAAAGTTATGGATGGACCCTTTAAAGACTTTGACGGAATAGTAGAAAAAGTATTAGAAGACAAACGTAAACTGCGAGTAATGGTTAAATTCTTCGGAAGAGATCAACCAATAGAACTTAACTTTGTTCAAGTAGAAAAAATAAATTAA
- the secE gene encoding preprotein translocase subunit SecE, translating to MDKLKNYLKLYTDELLYKVQWPTFEELQSSTLAVLVASLLVAIVIALYDTVFNTGLRFIYNLF from the coding sequence ATGGACAAGTTAAAAAATTACCTTAAACTCTACACAGATGAGCTACTCTACAAAGTACAGTGGCCAACTTTCGAGGAGTTGCAATCTAGCACACTTGCCGTCTTGGTTGCATCATTGTTGGTTGCTATCGTAATAGCCTTGTATGACACAGTGTTTAATACAGGACTTCGATTTATCTACAATTTGTTTTGA